ATGAGCACGACAAGCAACAAAAACACaattactaaaacaaaaaaactgttTCACATCACTTGGCCAATAAGAAAATAAGTAATGGTTACAATTATTTCTACTAAGAGTCTAAAAAAATATCAGTATTTAAATgcaatttaattatttcattaatgataatttaatataaaaattgaaccTATGTATAAAACACAAGTTGTTAATGGAGTtttcatgagtttttttttttaaatagccATTTAAAATCCTATCTCATACTCTTTTTATTGCTTTTTATTATGAGACATTTTCCTGGGGATATGTAGGCAAAGATCCATTGATCCATGACATTTCGGCTAACGGCAATCCAAAAAATATTCACATCACAAGTGTTTTTCTTGGTAACAATATGAACATTGAACTAAAAACTGCGTATAACTATTAGTTTAGAAAATGCATTTCGGGTTTGATACACTAAATAACACCtgcaaaaaaacaagaaaaaaatgataattgATGGACTATTTGTCATATAATATTAGTTATGTAACTTATGTTGATTGGGAATATGTAGTAGTCCACTTCTTTAACATGTCATCTTTCAGTTTTGGTGGACCACTAATCCATTAAAGATTTAGTTATGAGAAGTATAGAAGCGAtttctttcttaaaaaaacaaactttaGAAGCAATTCACGTTTGGCAACATAAGAGCATCCGCATTAACGGATTTAAAAGGGTTCATGGCACGAGTTTTTAGGGCTGTattgataaaagaaaatgaaaaatacgtTTAATTCGGTGAACCGATCCTTAGGCGTGAACCCGAAGGAGGGGAGTTCAAACCACGTGTCATGTTCTCAGTCGCCTGTTCCTTACCCGTCGGAGAAGCTTCTCGGTGAGGAGCCTTTGGAGGAGACTGTTAGCTCTGAGCGGGATAGTATCTCCGTCACCGTTCGTTTTCAACCTTTAAGGTATACAATTAGATCCGATTGCCGTAGACCAGATCTGCTTAATATTGCTTTTGTTTCAATGGCCTCTTCTTAATACTGCTTTTGTTTCAATGGCAGAACATCGCCATGTTGGTTCAAATAATTTCAGTTTGAGAATCTGAATGCTGTAAGAGTGTAAGGAGATCGTTTATGCGAATGTCTGATTATAAGGATATAAATTTAGTCACTTGTACGGTCTCCACCAGCTGTATGATTTGAGGGTTTATGTAAGAAGATTATTGTTCTTTAGTTCTGCTGAATTTTATTGGCTCTGGTTCTATAGGGTTCGTTTGAGCTTCCACGGGGTCAATCTTCTAGAGAAGGAGATGTGGAACTTGGTGAACAAGGAGCAGATCAAGGATTAGATGATTTCTTCAAAAAGGTTATCTAAgctattaaaaaaacaaagttttgttATATTACTTCACCAGCTGCTCTACCTAAGTGTGTTTTCCTTCCGTTTCTTATTAGGTTCAAGAGATTGATAAACAATATGAAAAGCTTAATAAGCTTCTAAAGAAACTTCAGGTATATAAACCAGTACAGTGACTTCTTCTACCTTGGGCTACTGGTGGATTGAGGATCTTTCTGTTCTCAGGACCGATTTGTATCAGAGTGATGAACGCTATGAAGTGCCGTGACGTGCGTCCGGAGAGTATAGGAGCTTCTTTGGTCAGTTACACAGAGAGAGAGCTGACAAAGACAGGACATAATGAACATGAACAAGCCATTGTTGAGACAGTCGTTGCTCTTCTCCCCGTTGAAAAGCTCGTTAAGTTTCCTCTTCGGGTTGCTTAAAAGAGCAGTGATGCTTGACGCTTCGGTTTCGTGCAGGCTTGATCTATAGGCTGCACATGAGGAGTCCAAGGCGGTAACCAAAGCTCCCGCCATGAAGGGTAAGTTTTGTCTCTTTTGCTCATTCATCTTCTTCCAAAACTATTACAAGTCagtgaaaataatttttggtaTGTTTCTTCTGGGATTTATTGATAGAAACACTAAGTTTCCGATGATGATTAGGTGTTTGCTTGCACTAGCACTCGATATAGTGAACTTTCGCTTAAGCATGTGTTCCTCAGTTAGACAAgctttatatttctaaatatttggtACATTCTTCTTAGAGTACAAATGATAAATCTTAACTTAGGTGAACTGTCAAGCAGCCAAGATTCTTTGTTTTCATGGGCTTGAAACTGTAGTAGGAGAATTAGTGTTAATGGTTTTCCATAGCCCCTTACATATAGTCTGGTGTTTTGTGTTGCTTAGTGTGTAATGAACAGcaataaagaagaaaatggaaaagGACGTTGATGAAGTCAGAAGTATTGCTCGTTTCATTAAGGGTAAACTCGAGGAGCTGGACAGAGAGGTGAGTCACTCAAATGTTGTTGATTTTGATCCGTTTCTTTCTTTGTATTAATATTCAAAATGTTTGTAGAACTTGGCAAATAGCTTACAGAAGAACTCAAGAAAATGGATGTGTATTGCAATCATCATCCTTCTCATTGTTGTTGCTGTGATCGTTGTTGGCGTTCTCAAGCCTTGGAAAGACAAGAAGGCTTAGAGGAATACAAGAATctgtaaacaacaacaaagaaccATCCTTACATACTGCTTGTATCGAGTTGAGTGTTTGTGAATTGTGTGAAGTATACGACTATATGTAAACAAAGAACCATCTGTAAACAATAACAAAGAACCATCCTTcagaaaatttctaaaaatattttatgttatttctatGAACTCCAACTTCAAGTTCATCAATGGAGAAACACAATTGATAGAGGTTCATCACTATTTATGGTCCCaccataaaattattaaaaaatgtctATGAACCCCAAGAGGGGGTTCAGTAATGAAGATGCTCTAAGGCTTCGGAACATTGGATTCATGTGAATCTCCTccaaaacaatgaaaataaacTCAGTTTATATGCGCCTAGCTAGAAAAGATGGTCTCGGATGAAGTCAAACATTCTTTAATATAATTGtaatgaatataaataaataaattaatttaattatataataatatattaattataaaaatgaaaatatagaaactaaaggtaaatattttctaaaaacataaaatgtataaatattaaaagatcaaaaataatttagtgatttttataacaaattaagAGTGTTGATATCTAAAAAGAATTAAGacataaattcataaatatttaaatgtataatgtgaataataaataaaatttcaaatctaaaataaactaaaagtaaaatatcaatgtaataaattgttaatatttaacatataaaaaatgGATACAAAGTTGGTAGCGATCAGCACGAAAAGAGAAGATCATGACAATAACTAACAAAATGTAAACctaatttttaattgaaaatttagaatataaaaaataatctaaagcataactaaaactttaaaaaatatatttattggttcaaccagtggttcaaacACTATTGTATTTTGGGATTTACTGGTTTTTTCTGagtttttgcgggtttttaaattttgaattctttACAAAACCTAAATCAGATTTATTTTGGGTCAGTGAATTTACCGGTTCAACTGTAGATCCAGATTGAGTTTCAAAACACTGTCGGTAACTATACcccatttcaaaataaacaaggAGTAGACAGTGCTTTTGTAAGTATGTTCGATGGTTGCTCCTTAATAGTAACTAGAATTAAATCATGACGTTCGTGcggatatatatttattttttaaaataataattaaaatataaaataatttcttatgtaattattttgaaaatcatttatatcaaaattaattttggATGAAACTGTAGTAATTATATATCTACCACATTTATTtgcttatttatttaaaaatataatattctattaataatttaattttaaaattatttttacatgaattattacattttatatatatatacatatatatattagaaaatttgtattctaaaaatattttacgtaCTAAAtcaaattagttaaatattatattttgacaattgtttttagaaaaaaattatactaaaaaatatttttatgtactaattcaaattagttaatattatattttgaaatgttttttatttaatgtattatattttagtttttttagttttccgttTTACTACAAAATGAAATGTGTAATGATACAACCAATAATTGTTGTtgttatataaaagtttaatatgatattttttttccaaatgggctaataatatttaattttaaaattaattacccaaaataacataaaatatgacCTATATTAaatatggtgaaaataaaaaatatttgcaaaataaaaaaaatgattagatTTTTACCAGAAATGTTAATGTTTGGATCTATATTGCTTTTTGTTAGGAAAATATTATATCACACATGCATAAATTTAGGATATGATGTTAAATTTTAGTTAGTGGtctaatatatacttttttatggtagataaaattaggactctattttaatagagtagatgtGGTCAGTAGtaataattattcaaaattgaaTTCCAGTTTGCAATGTTCTTTggggttttaaaatttttagttattttgggTATCTGTTAGTAGGGCTGGGCATTTCtctgttaaatttgattcgatatGATATTCGTTTAGATTCAATCTGAAAATTCTGGATATTCTGTAAACTTTCAAAGCAaagtaaatactaaaaaattaatatataataaaatcaaagcaaatcataaatattaaaaatttgagaaGCAGATATCTGATctgatccgtcaatatatagatatatgtatattgtgattatatttaaagtttttaaatgtataaaataatataattattgttattaacatatgatttgacaagTTTTATTctcattattacttatataaaagtataatataaaagaaagagaaaaaatgtatgacaattataacttttttcttaagctttgtgttattataactgttaactaaatttaatatttttttaaaaaatatgtaaattcactgcttcttttaatttttattttatatatcatgcaaaaatatattttacaaaacaaatttgtatgaAATTTTTAGGTCTGTTTGTACTAATCAAAAACATATGAGATATCCATAAGTATTCATAAATATccacaaatatatatttattttccggatattcGTTTTTCCGAATATTCGTATTtctccgaagcaaagcaaataaaaaattagatattcatAACATGCGaagcaaatcataaatattttcaaaaacccGGATTTCCGATTCATGCTCAGATCTATccattataatttaatttacgtaaaaataaaatctcaaatGCCATAAAACAATATTCATTTAGATATTTATGTCGAATTCAATCCGATTTaatttctttaattattttattcagatttttatatttgtggTTTTTACCCGCCGTTAAAAGTAATATAATCTGAGACAAAATATAGATGGAAAGTTTTATATCTTTACTTTTGCGTAAGATAAGCATATTTTAAAGTATATCATTTTAACAATTCTTATGTTATACAAAGAATaacatttttgaatttcaatactgattatatttattttttatagtaattttaaactgtactgattttataaattaatttatttatcttaatatattGTTGGTTAAGTATGTGTAACAGAAAAGATAAACATATTTTAGTCATGTTTTTAATCTGCCAGAAAAATGTTTAAGCAATTGTTTTTAGAAATGGAATGAGTAAATAGTAGTAAAAAAACAGTTTGTAGTATCTCAATGTCTACTATCCTCCTTTCCCTTTATATAAACAAGCTAAGCTTCACGGACCCCAAAATACATCAAACCCTTTCTTCACCACATTCCACTTCccactttctttcttttttttgaaacatagaGAGATAATCTTCctccaaatctctctctctctcccaggATGGTTGTTGCTATGGACCAACGTACCAATGTGAACGGAGATGCCAGGGCCCGAAAGGAAGAAGGGTTTGATCCAAGCGCACAACCGCCGTTTAAGATCGGGGACATAAGGGCTGCGATTCCTAAGCATTGTTGGGTGAAAAGTCCTTTGAGATCTATGAGCTACGTCGTCAGAGACATTTGCGCCGTCGCGGCTTTGGCCATTGCCGCCGTGTATATTGATAGCTGGTTCCTCTGGCCTCTCTACTGGGTCGCTCAAGGAACCCTTTTCTGGGCCATCTTTGTCCTCGGCCACGACTGGTAAAGTTTCTTCCATTTTGCATTGCATcggtttatttttgttttagattttctttttcagtCAGTGTTCCACTAACACCGTTCATCGGTCGTACCACTCgttacaaaacaaaatctttGTTCTCTATAATTACTACTGCTTCCGCATTTTATGGATCTCTGAACTtataattaaagtaaaatatcaagaatatttatattatttttcttaaacaggaaagataatattgtttatttttaattttggtgTATTCCAATCTATTTCGAGATTTAGAGATGTGACGCGTCATGtaccttgtttttttttggttaaagtcATATACCTTGTTGAAGcgtttaaaacaaacaaacatggaaagtttaaataaatagtGCAATCAATGATACATATGTCTATGATGAATAATGATGTGAAATAGAATTGAATAATGGCAGTGGACATGGGAGTTTCTCAGACATTCCTCTGCTGAATAGTGTGGTTGGCCATATTCTTCATTCCTTCATCCTCGTTCCTTATCATGGGTGGTGAGTCAATTTTATTAGCCCttttcattatattatttattaaattttcattttttatactTGGTGCAAGTTAGTAAACTATGATCTGATAACTGAAAAACTATTTAttgtttgttcttttttatttgtctaGAGCCAAATTTATGATGAAATAATGCATGTGAGGTAGCTTTTCTTATTCCTGTCGAAAAGCATCAAATCTTTAGCAACGAATGAAAAAAGCattaaaaacttttatatttggTCATTagtattttgaatttaatttataatttaatttataaacaatattaaacCAATTATTAAAGGTCAAGtgtttttttagatattttaagaaTTATTCATGAATTTGTTCATTGAGAAATTACtccttttatcttttatttttttctatttcttcatttttaataatgagaaactgtcttttgttttaatcatcGAAAAACTGTGTTCAAACCTCCCATAAAGATGGTCTCATGTAGTACTACAAGTCTACAAtgtaacattatatattttttgtttggtaaatGTAACATTATCTTCAAATATCTTTGAAAATAGACTTACATGCATTATTTTGCTGCGACATTATTGTCACTTATTCCTGgcaataaaaataacttaaaagagTGAGATTGTTAATCTGCCATGAAAGCGACACTATATACCATTTAActtttatgaaaatacatactcCTATTCAATAATTTGAGGCTGCAGGAGACTAAGCCATCGGACACACCACCAGAACCATGGCCATGTTGAAAACGACGAGTCTTGGGTTCCGGTAACCTTTACCTCTTTGATAATTTCTATTTgtctttttcaaaatattaatttatttttcgaaTTTCCGTCATTTCAGTGTTCTTATGATCCTATATGTTTATAGAGTAGTTTATACCAATTTGAGGCCAGAACGACCACTTGTCAGCTTTGTTTTTTAGCTGTAGTATAAACAGTTTGCTAGTGTCATAGTTAACCaccgttaattttttttagcgATTTATAGTAGTaacatttttgtaaaataaaaaatacataatgGTATGTGACAACGGACCACTCCTATTTGTATATTGGTGAACCTTTATCAATTGTATTAATCAAttgtattaatatttaattaaaaagtttttagaaaaattggAAGACTTGTGTTTATGACAAGCTCATGTGAAAGTCTTTCAAATAAGGGATTTTGGTGATTAAATCTCGTGAAAGACTCACTAATGCAAATGCTTTTAATTTCGAATTTCTTACTCCTCTAAATGCATTTACTTTTATTCTGGTATTATTATTTACTTTCTCTAGTTTGGCTTTTCCGTAGCTTACAATTTATCTGTCTCGAaaactaactaaaataatttattagtcAAAAGCTTATAAACATTTTGCATGCAATGAATATACAATACATTTCTAAGTACTATTTTTCCCAAGTACTTCAATCTTGATTACTAAAATTCATTTTAATTGTTCCTTTCAGTTACCAGAAAAGTTATACAAGAATTTACCCCACAGTACTCGGATGCTCAGATACACTGTCCCTCTCCCCATGCTCGCTTACCCTATATATCTGGTATTTTCCTAAATTCCtacaatttaataaaattcgttttagattttgttttataaataatataaattattatttttgtttggttttaccGCAGTGGTACAGAAGTCCTGGAAAAGAAGGGTCACATTTTAACCCATACAGTGGTTTATTTGCTCCAAGCGAGAGAAAGCTTATTGCAACTTCAACTTCTTGCTGGTCCGTAATGTTGGCTATTCTTATCTATCTTTCTTTCCTCGTTGGTCCAGTCACAGTTCTCAAAGTATACGGTGTACCATACATCGTAAGTTTCTTAGTATATCATAGTGTATAGATTTATTAATATCAATTTATATGATTTGTTTTTGacacaaaattttgaaaattcagaTCTTTGTGATGTGGTTGGACGCTGTCACTTACTTGCATCACCACGGTCATGATGAGAAGTTGCCTTGGTACAGAGGCAAGGTAATTAAATCAACGATTACGAGTATTtgacaaaaaatgtaataattagTATTTGATTAATCTTAATTCTTGatgttttgtgaataataaTAGGAATGGAGTTACCTACGTGGAGGATTAACAACTATTGATAGAGATTACGGAATTTTCAACAACATTCATCACGATATTGGAACTCACGTGATCCATCATCTTTTCCCACAAATCCCTCACTATCACTTGGTCGATGCTGTGAGTtatctcactctctctctctctacttatATCTAAATCATTTGATTAAAGGGTGATTAGTTACTAATGTAGTGATTTTAAATGGAATGTGACAGACAAAAGCAGCTAAACATGTGTTGGGAAGATATTACAGAGAACCAAAGACGTCAGGAGCAATTCCGATCCACTTGGTGGAGAGTTTGGTAGCAAGTATTAAGAAGGATCATTACGTCAGTGACACTGGTGACATAGTCTTCTATGAAACGGATCCAGATCTCTACGTTTATGCTTCAGTCAAATCGAAAATCAATTAAACTTTCTTCCCCCCTTTTTGTTTAGTTCTATTAAGAATGAAccagtctttaaaaaaaaaaaacttattgcTGTTTTTAAGTTAAATTGTACTCGTGAAATTATTTTTACTGATAGATAAAATCTCAGGCCTGCAACTCCAATAGAATTTTTGAAACATTAAGTTCCGTGTAGTCTTAATAAGAAATGATTCCAAAATGATTAGAAAGAAATTGCAAGataataattatcattattataaaggattaaaattattaaatttataagaaGAATTATAAACACTGCTaaatctctggttagcaaatgactaatcaaaagggtgggatcagGATCTTCTatatcagtatggaatgatccctggctcccaaccaaccgcccgagaccagcaaataaaaaacacaatGTTCTTTTGCCCGATTTTATGGTCGACTCTCTTATTGATAGTTCGTCGCGTACATGGAATTCAATGGCTTTACAGGAAATTATGGAACCTGAGGATGTCAAGATTGTGGAGAGTATACCCTTGAGCAGGGTACCAATAGCAGACCAGAA
This genomic stretch from Raphanus sativus cultivar WK10039 chromosome 3, ASM80110v3, whole genome shotgun sequence harbors:
- the LOC108844225 gene encoding acyl-lipid omega-3 desaturase (cytochrome b5), endoplasmic reticulum — protein: MVVAMDQRTNVNGDARARKEEGFDPSAQPPFKIGDIRAAIPKHCWVKSPLRSMSYVVRDICAVAALAIAAVYIDSWFLWPLYWVAQGTLFWAIFVLGHDCGHGSFSDIPLLNSVVGHILHSFILVPYHGWRLSHRTHHQNHGHVENDESWVPLPEKLYKNLPHSTRMLRYTVPLPMLAYPIYLWYRSPGKEGSHFNPYSGLFAPSERKLIATSTSCWSVMLAILIYLSFLVGPVTVLKVYGVPYIIFVMWLDAVTYLHHHGHDEKLPWYRGKEWSYLRGGLTTIDRDYGIFNNIHHDIGTHVIHHLFPQIPHYHLVDATKAAKHVLGRYYREPKTSGAIPIHLVESLVASIKKDHYVSDTGDIVFYETDPDLYVYASVKSKIN